A window of Roseiflexus castenholzii DSM 13941 genomic DNA:
ATTCGTCGCGCGTCGAGTGACGTTGTTCGCTGTTGAATGGATGTCGTCATGGAAGTGCTCCTTTTCTGTCAGGTCAGGGGGGCAACCATCCCCCGATGACGTTGCAACCTTCTAATCTTCATACGGGTGGCGGGGAGCGGCACTCTGCCAGGGCGCGCCACCCCCGTTGCCGGGGGTACCGGCGGCGCTCTGCCGGGGCGCACCCCCCCCGCTGCCGGGGCGCGCCAGCGGCGTGCCTCTCCTTCTATCTGGAACGCGCGACGAGCACCCGATAAATGGTCAGGAACAGGACGCTGCCGCCGCTCGTCCAGTAGATCGCGCGCGCCAGGTCGCTCTGGCTGTCGCTGCCGCTCCAGATACCGTGCAGCAGCGCCAGCCCGAAAATGGCGAAACTGAGGAAGTGTATCAATCGCCACACCTTCCGTCCGATCCGGTCCTTGATGTAGAAACTCAAACCCACAATCGTCAAACCGTAGAATCCTAGCTGCCCAAGACCCACCCACAACGGCTCATATCCACTGTATTGAAATGGCACAAGCACCTGAATGAGCGTCGCCTGAATGTAGCGGTCGCCAAGCAGAATCAGGGCATGAAACAGGGCAAATGCCAGACCGAGCAGGCTGGCGTGCTGATGCAGATCGAATGCGGTCGGTCCACCGGGCCAGACGCGCGCCAGTTTGTTCGTCATCAGCAACCCAAAGACCATTGAAAGCCATAGAAGGATGTATGCAACAAATGCGCTACTGCGTGAGAGATACCAGTACGCTTTGGGTTCTGCGCCGAGCAGCGATGCGCTCAAGCCGGGCAACCAGGCGGGTAGCGCAACAATTGCCGCAAATGCGCCAAGAATCACTGCGAGCACAATACCAAGAAAGGTCTGAAACGCCATAGCCGGCGGCATGTCGGCAAATGCGTCGAGTTCGGGTGCGCGCTGCGGTCGTGACGATGCGTTTCGGTTGATGGAAGGCGTTTCCCCAACCACACTGCCGGCCCTCACGCTGCGTGGCGGTACCCCAGCAGACGCGCCTTCGACACTATTGGACGGTTGCGCCGCCCCACCACGTTTTGCGGCATTGGCTGCGCGGATGGCGGCCAGCCGCGCGGCTTTCTCATCACTCATAGACCACCTCCATATCTTCTGGCTCATGCCAGCGGAACTGTTCAAATGTCGCGGTGTGCAAGACTTCTTGCGCATCGGTTACAATCAGACTGGCAAGCCACGGGCGGGCGGATAGCCACTCCATGCCTGCTACGCTTCCCAAAATGACGACCACTTTCGCAGCAACTTCTGCTTCGAACAGAGACGGCGCGATGACCGTCACTGCCAGCACGTCGGTCTCAGCCGGCGCGCCGGTGCGCGGATCGATAATGTGATGCCGTTCGACGCTTCCCTGCCGCCAGCGCCGCACATCACGTCCTGATGTCGCAACGCCGCCGTCCGTTAGCAGCACGACATCAAGCGGCACATCCGGTTGAAACGGATTGGCGATGCCGATAGCCCATGGCTCTCCACCGGCGCGCGCGCCTCGCACCGCAATATCGCCGCCAGCATCGACGAGCGCCGGTCCGTGCGCCGCCAACCGCTGCGCTGCTCGGGTTGCCGCCCACCCTTTGGCGACGCCGTTCAGATCGAGGCGCATTCCCGGCGGCAATGCCACTGTGCGTCGCTGTGGGTCGAGCCGGATGGCGCGCCAGTCGCCGGACGCCGGGAGGCTCGCCGATGATTGTGCCGGAGCGCCAGCGGCGATCTGCGCAAAATCCCGGTCGTAGCCAGTCGCCTCTAGCGCCGTCAACACGGTCGGCGTCACCAGACCATCGCTGAGACGCGCTGCCACAAGTGCGTCGTTCAGCACTTCCCACAGCGTGCGGCTGGCGCGCACCCATCCCTCGCCAGCCCGCGTGTTGAGCGCCGAGAGTTCACTGTCGCTGCGGAAGCGGCTCAGGATGCGCTCCCATTCAGCGAACCAGCGCGGGACCGCGCGCAGCGTCCTCGTCGCCGCATCGTCGTTGCCGTCGAGAAAAGCGTGCATCTGGCATCCCATGGACTGAAAGGCAATCGATGGCACGGCGACCTCCTTTATCGCGATGACCGCGTGACAACGACCGGCGCCGGTCGCTGCGCCTGAACCGGCGGATTGACCCTCAACGGCGCGGACACCTCGCGCAGTACCGGAGGATTGGCAACAACGACCGGTGCAGGCGCTGCCGGAGCAACTGGCTGAGCAGACCCTGCTGCCGGAGCAACCGGCTGGATGTCTGCCGACTCCGGCGGCTGCGCAACCGCAATCAGCGGTGGCAGCGTCGGGATAACCGGCGGCTCACTCAACCAGGCAGGAGGCGGCGCGACGACCGCCGGCGCCTGGCTGAACGATTCGGTTGCTGTCGCCGCAGGCGGGTTCTGGATCGCCAGCAGTGCCCATCCTGTCAGCGTGGCGGCTATCGATGCCGTGCTGATGATCAGTTTGAATGTTTGTGACGGTATGCGTGTTCTAGTCATGGTTCCTTCTCTCTGGCAAGGGGCAGCCGTCTTCGCCACTAAGATGCATTCTGATGAATGGGGGCTTCCCTTGTCTTTTTCACTGCGCGCCGCATGACGGCAAGCGCCGGTTATCTCACGCGCCTGTCACTCTGCGCGCAGCGAAGGGTCTCGCCACAGATGGGGCGAGGCGATTCGCTCGCTACGACCCTGCCCTCCCGGTTACTTAAATCGGCGCTCAGTCGTCATCACTGCGCTTCTCATCATCGTCGCGCTTCTCCTCTTCCTTCGCCTTATCCAGTCGCGCATAGACGACTGCGCCATCCGATGCGGCGACATACACTTCTGCGCCATCGGTGAACTTCACCTCGTACACGTCAATGCCGCGCTCACGTTCAAATTCAACTTTGCGGATCTGACCGCCGCCGCGGTAAGCAAGTGCGATTTGAGCGGCCTGTTCGGCATTCACGGGTTGCGACGCAACGGGCTGTGCCAGCGTATTGGCGAGCACTGTGCCACTCTGAGCATCGACATAGACGGCGCCGGCATCAAACACGATTTCATAGGCTGGCGCGCCCTGATAGAGCACCAGTTCTGCCGGCTTGACCAGATAAGCGCCCTGCGCCAGGTTCTGGGCAATTGCCTGCGCCTGCTCCGCCGAGACGGGGTACGTCGGCGCGCTCTGTTGCGCTGCCGCCTGTTGTGCTGCCGCCTGTTGTGCTGCCGCCTGTTGTGCTGCCGCCTGTTGTGCTGCCGCCTGTTGTGCTGCCGCCTGTTGCTCAATCCGCCGATTTGCCTCTTCCAGCCGCTGATTCGCCTCGGTAATTCGCTGATTCGCCTCGTTCAGCGCTTGCCGGTACGCCGCCTCGCGCTCACGGATCAATGCCTCGACCGTGGGATCGAGCGCGACGGGTGCATCAGTCGGCGCTTGGGTCGGCGCCACAATAACATCGGTCGCCGACGGCACGGCGGTCTGCGTCACCCGCCCGACCAGCGCACCAATTATAACCAGCACGAATGCGGTCAAAGCTGCTGCGACTCCCAAAAGTGTTCTCTGATTCATACCTTGTCCTCCCAATGTTCTGTTCCGTCTGGACAGCATCATGTGCGTGTCTGATGGTGTTATACCGTTACTCGATTGGAAGAATCTTGGAACACCCGGCGATTTTTCCAATCTTTTTCCAATCTTTCTGCGTTATGCTGAACACAATCGAAACGAGGTGACGGAATGAAAATCTTATTGATAGAAGATGATCAACGGCTGGCGCGGCTGATTGCGCGGGTGTTGCGCGACGAACATCATCAGGTCGATGTCGTCCACGACGGCGACGCAGGGCAGGAGCATGCGTTGCGCGGCATCTACGAAGTGGCGATCATCGACTGGATGCTACCAGGGCGCGATGGTCCATCGATCTGTCGCGCAGTGCGCGCGGCGCGGCTGCCGACCGCGCTGCTGCTCCTGACGGCGCGCGGTCAGATTGAAGACAAAATGGTTGGCTTCGACAGCGGCGCCGACGATTACCTGGTGAAGCCGTTCGCATTTGAAGAATTACTGGCGCGGGTGCGGGCGCTGGGGCGACGCTTCACCCTGCAACCAGACGACCGCGACGAACTGCGCGTTGGCGATCTGGTGCTCGACCTGCGGCATCACACGGCGCGGCGCGGCGCGCGCCCACTCGATCTTACGCCGACAGAGTGGAACCTGCTCGAATACCTGATGCGCAACGCCGGACAGGCGCTATCGCGTCAGCAGATTCTTGATTATGTCTGGTCCTATGAGCACGACGTTCAACCGCAGATGGTCGACGTCTACATCGCCTATCTGCGGCGCAAACTGAACGCCCCCGGCGAACGCGACCCGATTGTGACGGTGCGCGGCGTTGGGTACCGATTGGAGGAAAGCCGTGTTTAGCGGGTTGCGCTTGCGACTCTCGCTGGTATATGCGCTTGCGGCGCTGATCCTCGTCGTGCTGATCGGCGGCGGCGCGTACCTGGTGGTGGCGCGCTATTTCTCGAACGTCACCGACCTGGCGCTGCGCCACAAAATGGCGCACGAGTTTCATGCGCTTGGCGCGCCGCTGCCTCCTGATCTGGCAAACGCCGACCGCGACTGGTCGGTGATTCGCAGAGAGATTGCGCCGCTTCCCTTTGTTCAGTCCAACCCGCAGGTCGAGCGGCGCGAAGAGGAAGAGAAAATCAGACCAGGCGACGACGAACGCGGGGATGCAGAACTCCCGCGCGCCCTGACAACGCCGGTCGATGCGGCGGAACTGGCGGCGATCGTTGTCCTGCCTTTGGATTCATCGGGACGATTGCTCTTCAACCCAAACAATCTCGACCTGCCGCTGGAACCCGACCAGGTTGCGTTTCAGGCGGCGCTGGCGAGAGGCAGCGATCTGCGCACGATCACAATGAATGACGGACGGCGGGCGCGCCTGCTGACCTATCGCCTTACCCGCGCCGACGGACCGGCAGCGTTGCAACTGGCGCGTGAACTGAGCGATCAGGAGCAGGTGTTAAGCCAGTTGATGCTGGGGTTGATCGGTCTGGGAGCATTCAGTATGGCGCTGGTCGGCGCGGCAAGTTGGTGGCTGGCGGGGCGCGCATTGCGTCCGGCACAGGAAGCGTGGGAGCGGCAGCAGCGCTTCATTGCCAGCGCCAGTCATGAATTGCGCGCGCCGCTCACCCTCATTCGCGCCAGCGCCGAGGTTGCGTTGCGCGACACTCCCTCAGATACAGCAGATCAGTACGAACTGCTGGGCGATATTCTGGCAGAAAGTGACCATATGCGCCGCCTGGTCGATGACCTGCTGACCCTTACCCGCCTCGACAGTGGGCAACTCAAACTGGTGATAGAGCCGGTTAATCTGGCAGATCTGCTGAGCAGGGTACACCGCCAGGTCGCGCGCCTGGGAGAACAACGGGGTATCACCATCGAACTCACGACTGTCGGCGGAGTCGTTCAGGCAGACGCCGAGCGTCTGCAACAGGTTCTGTTGATTGCGCTCGACAACGCGCTGCGCCACACCCCCTCCGGCGGAACGATCACCCTCGCTGCGGCGCCGACAGGACGCATGGTTCAGATCACCGTCACCGACACCGGTAGTGGCATCGCGCCGGAACACCTGCCGCACATCTTCGAACGGTTCTATCGGGCGGATCCGGCGCGCGGGCGGGAGAACGGCAACGCCGGGCTGGGTCTTTCCATCGCCAAAGGACTGGTCGAGGCAATGCACGGGCGCATCACGGTGACGAGCGCCCTCGGCGCCGGCACAACCGTGTCAGTTGCGCTGCCGCAAGGTGAGACGACCGTCGCTGCCAATGACCTGTGACCATCCGGCATGGTCACTGTAATGGTTCGTGCACTGGCGCTTCAGCAGAGACCGTCGCTGCCAATGACCTGTGACCATCCGGCATGGTCACCCCGAGCAGCGCGAGGGGTCGTGCGCGACCCGCTTCGATTCCTCGCTGCGCTCGGAATGACCCGTCGCTGCGCTCGGAATGACACGCATGCGGCATCTTCAATCGTCATTGGTAGCGTCCCAATTTGAGCACCCGCAGCAACCGGAAGAGCCGCAACGCACGCAGAAAACGCAGGTCAATCGCAAAAAACCACAGATAGAAGGGCAGAAACGCGAGGGGATCGATAATGACCATCGGCGTAAGCGCGTACTTCACTCGCCCCAGCACCGGGTGGGCATAGCGCGCATCCGCTGTGCACGCCCACAACTTGACGATATACTTGACAGTGAAGGCGGCGACCGAGAAGACCTCGAACGCAGAGAAGAACCCTGCGAAGCGTCCACCAATCTCCTCGACGCTTGCGATGACGACTGCCAGGACATTCAGAAGAATGAGCGCCATCATGCCCGTGTCATACCAGTCGAGCACGGGCGAATGGCTGTCCGAGTCGTAAGAAACCTCGACCAGTTCCCAGATGCGTGATTGTGCGCGGTTCATTAGCGTGGAATGAAATCAGTCTCCGGTCCCAGACTGCGCACAAACGCAGCGATCAGGCGCGCGGCATGTTCAACGTCGCTCAGCGCGATCATTTCGTTGGGTGAGTGCATGTAGCGGTTCGGGATCGACACAACGCCGGTAGCGACACCGCCACGCGCGATGTGAATGGCATCGGCGTCGGTGCCGGTGTAGCGCGGGTTGATCTGCACGCTGTACGGAATGCCCTCGCGCTCGGCGACCGCCACGAGCATATCGTACACCACCGGGCTGTTGGCAGAACCGCGCGACAGCACCGGTCCGCCACCCAACCGCACGTTGCCATACTGCTTCCGATCCGCATTGGGGTGATCGGTGGCAAACGTCACATCCACCGCAATCGCCACCTGCGGTTCGAAACTGAACGCTGCGGTGCGCGCTCCCGCAAAGGTGATCTCCTCTTGCGATGTCGCCACTGCTGCCACCGTCGCGCGCGGGCGGTCGCGCGCCAGCAGGCGCAGCGCTTCCAGCACGGTGAACGCGCCAATCCGGTCGTCGATGCTGCGTGAGACAACCTTTCCACCCGGCAGATCGTAGATCGGCGCATCGATCACTCCAGCAGCGCCGACACGCACGAGCGCCTCGGCTTCTGCCCGGTTCGCCGCACCAATATCGATCCAGAGGTCTTCAATCTTGCTGGCTTTTTCCCGTTCCTCGGATTTCATCTGGTGGATGGGTTTCTTCCCGATCACGCCGATTACATCGCCGGCGCGCCCCAGCAACCGCACCCGCTGCCCGACGAGCACCTGCGGGTCCCACCCGCCAATCGGCGAAAACCAGAGGAAGCCATCGTCGTCGATATAACTGACCATCACCCCAATCTCGTCGATATGTCCGGCGAGCAGCACGCGCGGCGCGCCCCCTTCGAGCACAGCATACGAACTCCCGCGCACATCGGCATAGACCCGGTCAGCAAAGGTTTCGGCTTCGCGTCGCCAGACGCGCCCGGCGGCGACTTCTTCACCGGAAGGACCAGGAGTGGCGAGCAGTTGCTTCAAAAAGGCAAGCGAATGGTTGTTCATTATCGTTCCTTATTTCCTCAAAACGCACGCGCTAAACGTGTATCGTTCGTTTTGGACATCCTGATGCCCAAAATGCCGCTTCGCTCCACTCGGCGCACTCTCTCCACCCCGATGGCAGGGAAAGCAGAGGTAAAGATCAGGATGAAACAATCCCTCTGCCCCTGAAAAACGCGACACTTGAAGAGATTGTCCGCGCCCGCTGTCGCCGGATGGGTATAGCCTGGCATGTGCGTCATTGTACCGCAGATATACCGTCTTTGGAGCAGAATCTGTTCTCATCGAGCGGCCACCGTGAATGAGACATCAGGATCGCGCCGGTAAAGCGGAACGCTGACGCAGCGTGCCGCGATCGGAAAAAGCCGGTCTCATCTTCGAGGGTTGGCTGCGAGGCAGTATCACCAGCGATGCGACAACCAACATCATCCATCACCACATGGAAAGGTCCGGTTATAATAGAAGCGCACTGTGTTAGCGGGTCAGCATACACGACTGAGTCAGTGCAACACCTCGAGCGTGCTGATGGGTGCGCGAACCTGGCAAACGAGGAGACGACAATCTGTGCGCCTGAAAAATCTGATCACTGCTGTCGATCTGCATGCCTGCGGCGAACCTGGAAGGGTTATCATCGGCGGAGTGCTGGACGTACCAGGACGAACCATGTTTGAGAAGATGAAATTCTTCGAAGAGCACCTCGATGATATCCGTCTGCGTCTATTGCGCGAGCCTCGCGGATATCCGGCTCTATGCGCAAATGTCATCCTGCCGCCTGCACACCCCGATGCTCAGGCAGGCTTTATCATTATGGAGCAGGCGGAATATCCCCCCATGTCAGGAACGAATACCATCTGCGTCGCTACCACACTGCTGGAAACGGGCATGTTGCCAATGACTGAGCCGGTCACAGAGTTTATTCTGGAAGCTCCTGCCGGTTTGATCGGCGTCAAAGCAGAATGTCGTGATGGAAAAGTGACGCGAGTGACATTTCGTAACGTGCCAGCGTTCGCCGTTCATCTCGACGTGAGCATCGAGGTTCCGCGCGTAGGAACCGTCAAGGTTGATGTCGCGTGGGGCGGCATGTTCTACGTGATCGCGGATGCTTCCCAATTCGGCTTACGCCTGACTCCCGATGAAGGACGGGACATCACCCGCATCAGCGAAATGATCAGGGCTGCGACCCGTGAACAATATCCGGTCGTTCATCCAGACAACCCGGCAATCGTAGGACCAACCATCTCACAGATTTCTGGTCCGCCTTCCCACCCACAGGCTCACTACAAAAACGTGGTCACGCTTTCCACAGGCACCTTTGACTGGAACAACCCTTCCACCTGGACTGGCGTCATCGACCGTTCTCCCTGCGGCACCGGCACATCGGCCAAAATGGCGACCCTCTACGCGCGCGGACGGTTAGGGCTGCACACCGATTTTCACCACGAAGGCATTCTTGGCACGCTGTTTACCGGACGATTGATCGAGGAGACGCAGGTAGGACCATACAAAGCTGTCGTGTCCACCATCAGCGGCGCCGCCTGGATCACCGCCATCAGCCAGTTTGTCTTGGACCCATCTGACCCCTATCCCAATGGATTTACGGTCGGTGACATCTGGTAACAGTTGATATTGGGACGCACTGTTTACCGGACGACCGGAAGAGACGCACATGGAACCGTACCACGGCAGCGTCCACCTTCATCGCGAAAGAAACTTTGACGCCTGCCGCCAGAGACAACCATCACCTGATCGCATGGGGTAGCGGCCGCTCCACCGACAGTTCCGCCCGCTGCCGGTCGAGCGCCTGGCGCGCCTGATCCAGGCGACGCGCAGCTTCTGCCATGGTGAGCGCCGCGCGGTTGGCGTCTTCGGCGCGGAAGCCGCTGTAGAACGCCAGCATGTGGTCGAGCGCCGTCAGTTCCAGTTCCAGCCCTTGCAGATAGAGCACATGGGCCTCGGCGAGCGTTTGAGGCGGTTCGAGCGCCGCGATCACGGCATATGCCTGCTCGATCTCATCCCGCAGTCGCTGCGCCGATGTCGCGTGGACGATCGACGATCCGCCAGGGCGGCTCGTGGCGTTGCGGTACGACTCGATGGCGCCGCGCAATCGGGCGCGCGGCTCTTCAAGGCGGCTGAGGTACGCCAGCGTCGCCGCCTCGCGCTCCGCAGCCAGTTCCGGCTCAAGGATCGCCGGCACAACGAGAACTCGAGCGGCAGCATCGTCCACCGATTGCGCCTGCGTCTCGGCAGCGCTCACTCGCCGCGCCAACTCTGCGGCAACGAGCGCCTCGTTCCGTTCGACGGCAGTACGAAGCGCATAATTGAGCGCCAGTGTAAGCAAGAGCAGCAGGACCGGCATTATCCAGAGCAGCGCGCGCGCCCGCCCCATCTCCTGGCGCGAATGACGCCAACCGACCCACCAGGACTCAGCATGATCGGATGACGGCGACGATCGCGGAGCCAGACGACGGAATGCGCTCGCTATGCGAGACCGCCACGAAATCGGCGTTTCCTGCACCACACCATCAGTCGGGGAGTCGGTTGGCGCCGCCGGCGCCACGCGTGCAAACGAAGCCGTGATCGCCGTATCGTCATCACGCAGCAACTGGCGGCTGTTCAGCCATTCCAGCCCGCGCCGGGCGCGCTCGTTGTGCGGATTAATCGCCAGCGCCGAGCGCAGGCAGAACGCGATGTCCTTTGGATCATCGAGCACGCCGGATAGCCACAACCACCCCATTTCGTGCTGCGGGTCGAGCTGCACGACGCGCGACAACAACACCGCCGCCAACCGTCGCTGACCGCCGCGCGCCGCCGCCACTCCGCGCACAAAGAGTTGCGCCGCCTCGCGCTCATTCGCTTTGATCTCCGACTTGATCATCAATGCTCCGGCAAAAGGCGACTCAACACCCGCTGCGACTCATACGGGTCCTGGAGCAGGCGCGCGCGAATGATCTCCCAGTTGCGCGGGTCTTCGCCGCCGAGCCGCCAGATCGCAATCCCCGCCAGATCGAGTTCCTGCACCAGGCGCAGTTTTGCGTCGAGACCGCTGCTCGTAGCGAACCAGACCTCACGCCGTCCTTCGGTGCGCGAACTGTAGGTGATCCAGTTTTCCTGCACCAGACCATTCTGATTGCTCTCCATGAGATTGACCGACAGGCGGTAGGTTTGAATGATCTCATTAATCATCGCCCACGTCTGCCCGCGCGCATTGCCGCTGCCGTCACGGGACCAGTTGTAGCCGTAGAACGGCACGCCGATCACCACCTTCGCCGGATCAACGACCGTCACCGCGTAGCGCGCCACCCGTTCGACCCAATAGACCGGCGCCACCGGACCAGGACCGCCGCCGCGCCAGTGGTAATCGTAGGTCATAATGCGCAACCGGTCAACCACCTGACCGATCACAGCCCAATCCTGAAAACCTCCCAGTCCGCAATAATCACAATCTTTCGCATGAACAGCGACCGTCAGCAGTTTGCCATGCGCATGCAGCGCATCCGCCAGTTCCAGAATAAAGGCGCTATAGTCATCGCGCAGACTGCTGCTGAGAAACTCATAGTCGATATCGATCCCGTCGTAGCCATAGGTCAACACCTCATCGACGATCTGCTGCACGTGGTACGACCGCAGGCGCGGATTGCGCAGAATGCCCGGCACCGGGTCTTCGCCGGTAACGACGTTGTGGACGGTTGGAATGACGAGGACGTTTTTGCCATGCGCCAGTTCGAGCAGCGTGCGGTCGCGCGCCTCGCGCCCAAACCGCAGCTCGCCGCCAGGCGACGGCGAGTACCAGAACGGGCTGATCTCATCGAGAATATCGGCATTCGCCTCAAACGACTCACGATTTTCGGAGCCGAACGAGTTGGGGAGCCAGGCAGCAATATAACGTCCGGTCTTCGGATGAAACCAGCCATCTTCTGCGTCAAGTTCCGGCGTCATGAGGGGAACGACAGTTGCCTGCACCGGCGGCATCGATGTGGGCGCCGCTACCCGCGTTGCCGCGACGGGCGTCACCACTGCGACGGTCGTTGGCGTCGGAAAGATCGGCGGCTCAGTGGCGCGCCGGGCAAGACTCACCGTATCGACGACCAGCAATGCCCAGACGATCAGCGCCACAGCATAGAGCGATGCAGCCAGCGGTGACGAAAAAACGTGTCGCATGAGAGAATACGAGCAAAAGGCGCTCGCTCAGTAAGCGTCCAGTTCATGGAGTCGCTCATCGCTGATGCCGAAAAAGTGAGCAATTTCGTGCAGCACGGTGCGCCGCACTTCTTCGCGCAGCGCATCACGGGAAGGGAAATCGCGCACCAATGGCGCCTGAAAGATCGTAATGACATCGGGCAAAAGCGGTTCGCCTCCGGCCCGCTCGGTGAGCGGCACACCCTCATACAGACCATAGATCGTCTGCCAGGGGCGCAAGCCAAGCGCACGCCGCTGTTCACGGGTAGGGCGCATTTCGATGCGCACCTCGACATTGTGCAGATAGCCGGCAAACTCTGGCGGCAGCGAGTCGAGCGCCTCGATAACGATTGACTCGAAGGTTTCGCGGTCCATACGCTTCCATCGCCCAACGACAATACTCAACAGGCATTATACGCGGGCGAAGGAACAGGCGTCAAGGGTTTTTACCGCACGTGAGGCGACTCAACGGTAAAGAGGCGGCGGTTGACGGCGACAATCGTCAGAAGACGGAAACCGGTTGATGCGCCGGATGATCGGCAAGCGCTTCAGCCAGGCGCGTCAATCCCCGGTGTTGCAGCGCCTTTACCGACCCGACCGTGCGCCCAAGCGACTCGGCGATCTCGGCAAGGGTGCGATCCTCATCGAAGCGCAGGCGTAGCACCAGGCGCTGATCGCGGGTCAGCACCCGCATCACGCTCCGAAGTTCATGGTAGGCAATGCGGGAAATGACCGCCTCATCGGGAGGTTCGAGCGCATGCGGCGCACTCTCATCGAGCGGCACCGACGGACGCCGCCGCGCCTGACGCAGCATATCCATTGTTCGCGCGTAGGCAATGCGGTAGAGCCAGGCAGAGAAGGGCCAACCACGATCCTCGTAACGATCCAGACCTTCCAGCATTTTGACGAATACATCGCTGCACACATCTTCAGCCAGCACCGGATCACCCAGGCGCGACACAATGTACCGGCGCACCTGCGGCGCATAGCGTTCGTACAACATGCTGATGGCATCGGCGTCTCCCGCCTTGGCGCGCGCAATAATCTGCGCTTCGCTTTCGTTGCGACTGTCGGTTGGTGGAGATGGGTA
This region includes:
- a CDS encoding glycosyl hydrolase family 18 protein, producing MRHVFSSPLAASLYAVALIVWALLVVDTVSLARRATEPPIFPTPTTVAVVTPVAATRVAAPTSMPPVQATVVPLMTPELDAEDGWFHPKTGRYIAAWLPNSFGSENRESFEANADILDEISPFWYSPSPGGELRFGREARDRTLLELAHGKNVLVIPTVHNVVTGEDPVPGILRNPRLRSYHVQQIVDEVLTYGYDGIDIDYEFLSSSLRDDYSAFILELADALHAHGKLLTVAVHAKDCDYCGLGGFQDWAVIGQVVDRLRIMTYDYHWRGGGPGPVAPVYWVERVARYAVTVVDPAKVVIGVPFYGYNWSRDGSGNARGQTWAMINEIIQTYRLSVNLMESNQNGLVQENWITYSSRTEGRREVWFATSSGLDAKLRLVQELDLAGIAIWRLGGEDPRNWEIIRARLLQDPYESQRVLSRLLPEH
- a CDS encoding metallopeptidase family protein: MDRETFESIVIEALDSLPPEFAGYLHNVEVRIEMRPTREQRRALGLRPWQTIYGLYEGVPLTERAGGEPLLPDVITIFQAPLVRDFPSRDALREEVRRTVLHEIAHFFGISDERLHELDAY
- a CDS encoding RNA polymerase sigma factor — protein: MVYPSPPTDSRNESEAQIIARAKAGDADAISMLYERYAPQVRRYIVSRLGDPVLAEDVCSDVFVKMLEGLDRYEDRGWPFSAWLYRIAYARTMDMLRQARRRPSVPLDESAPHALEPPDEAVISRIAYHELRSVMRVLTRDQRLVLRLRFDEDRTLAEIAESLGRTVGSVKALQHRGLTRLAEALADHPAHQPVSVF